In a genomic window of Glycine max cultivar Williams 82 chromosome 13, Glycine_max_v4.0, whole genome shotgun sequence:
- the LOC102662547 gene encoding LOW QUALITY PROTEIN: pentatricopeptide repeat-containing protein At2g13600-like (The sequence of the model RefSeq protein was modified relative to this genomic sequence to represent the inferred CDS: inserted 2 bases in 1 codon; substituted 1 base at 1 genomic stop codon), translating to MGSEGNVFVASALNDMYSKGGNSDEAQCVLDQTSKKNNVLXIMGYAQCGXGSEAVKFFDCLLTRLELIPDHICFTAVLTACNHAGFLDKGVEYINKMTTNYGLSPDIDQYACLLDLYAGNGNLSKARDLMEEMPYDPNYVIWSSFFSSCKIYGDVELGREAADQLIKMKPGNAAPHLTLAHIYARKGLWNEVAEVRRLMQQRRIRKPAGWSWVEVDKQIHVFAVDDVTHQQSNEIYRELEYIYLGIIEASSYVVEDSNILA from the exons ATGGGTTCAGAAGGGAATGTGTTTGTGGCCAGTGCTTTGAATGATATGTATTCCAAGGGTGGCAATAGTGACGAGGCTCAATGTGTGTTAGATCAGACTTCTAAGAAGAATAATGTGTT TATCATGGGTTATGCTCAATGTGGGTGAGGTTCAGAGGCTGTGAAATTTTTTGATTGTCTATTGACCAGGCTAGAGTTAATTCCTGATCATATCTGCTTTACTGCTGTCTTAACAGCTTGTAATCATGCAGGATTTCTTGACAAAGGGGTGGAGTACATCAACAAAATGACAACAAATTATGGCTTGTCTCCTGATATAGATCAATATGCTTGCTTGCTTGATCTTTATGCTGGAAACGGAAATTTAAGTAAGGCTAGGGATTTGATGGAAGAAATGCCTTATGATCCAAATTATGTAATCTGGAGTTCTTTCTTTAGTTCTTGTAAGATTTATGGAGATGTAGAACTTGGGAGGGAGGCTGCTGATCAACTTATTAAGATGAAACCAGGTAACGCAGCACCACATTTGACACTAGCACATATCTATGCAAGAAAAGGTTTATGGAATGAAGTTGCTGAAGTCAGAAGGCTTATGCAACAAAGGAGAATAAGAAAACCTGCAGGTTGGAGTTGGGTAGAGGTGGATAAGCAGATTCATGTATTTGCAGTTGATGATGTAACTCATCAACAATCAAATGAAATCTACAGAGAGTTAGAATATATTTACTTGGGAATCATAGAAGCGTCATCTTATGTAGTAGAGGATAGCAATATTCTAGCATAG